GGTGGTGCGCCCGTCCGTCGAGCCGCCGAGGCACGAGGGGTCGGAGCGCGTGGCCCGTCCCATGGCTCGGGAGGTGACGCCCACGCGCGTTCCGCCCGTGGTGGCACCGCCCTTCGAGGCGCGGCGGGGCGGATTCGTCCGTGTCGAGCCGGCCGCCCAGGTGCGTGAGCCCGAGGACGTGTCGCTCCCGGTGCGTGAACCCGGAGCCCTCTCGGTTCCTCCGCGAGGACGCGTTCTCTCGAATCCGCTCGTGGTGCGTGCGCCGGGGCGTGCTTCGCGCCCGGTCTCGCCGGGAGTGGAGCGGAGCCTCTCACCGGAGGCCGTCGCACCGTCGCCCGCTGGAGTGCCCTCGCGGCAAGGGGCGGAGGGTGTCTCCCAGGTTCCCGTGACAGCCCCGGTGGGCTCGCGGCGGAAGTCCTCCCCACCACTCGTGGCCGAGCCGGCTCGCGGGAACGAGAAGCGCTCTCGGAATGCACCCGAGACCGAGCCGGCTCGCGGGAACGAGAAGCGCTCTCGCGACGTGCGGGGGGCCGAGCCCGTTCCCGAGAACGAGCCGCGTGCTCGCGTTGGGAAGACGCCGGCCCCGGCTCCTGCTCGCCCCGTAGGGGCCGCGGCGTCCCAGGCGAAGGCGACTCCCGTGATGCCTCGGCGGGAAGCCCGGGCCTCCATGGACAGGAGCGCCTCCTCCGCGCAGGCGGCACGCTCGCGGCAGGCGGGCCGGCCGACGGTCGCGATCGCGATCGGCACGCTGGAGATCCGGGAGAAGCAGGCGCCCACGGCTCATCCCGTCGCCGCGGTCGCTCCGCGTTCACACGAGATCGATCCGGGCCTTCCCTTCGGTGGTTCCTCTTCGGGGAGGTGGTAGGTGGCCCTGTTCACGAGCCTTTCCCATGCCGGCGAAGTGCTCGCCCATCTCGTGCGCAAACGGCTCGAGCTGGGTGATGGGCAGGTCATCCTTGGCCCTCCACGCGAGGAGATCCTCGACACCAGTCAGCACCTGCGCATCACGCTGCTCTGGGTGAACGAGGCTCCATCCCATCGCAATGATCTCTCGGTCCGCAATCCCGACGGCACGCTGACGCCGCCGCCGCTCTCCCTCACCGCGACCTTCCTCTTCACCACCTACGGCAACACCGTGTCGGAGGAGCTGTTCGGCGCGTACGACCTGCTCGGCAACGTCATGCGGGTGTTCCACAACGAGCCCGAGCTCACCCTGCCGCTGCCCGAGCTCTCCGAGCGGGGGGAGGGCAGGCTGGGCATCACCCTGGTGCCGCTGTCTCCCGAGCTGGTCGAGAAGCTCTTCGGACCCCTGCAGCTCAAGCACCGCGCCTTCGCCCTGTACGAGGTGGGCCCCCTCCGGCTCAAGAGCCTGCGGGAGGCGCTCGCGGCCAGCCCGGTGGTGGTGCCCGGAGGTGTCCGGCTGGCGGGGCCGGTGGTCCGCAAGAAGCCCGTTCTGCGCAACGTGGTCCCGCCGGTGCAGGCGGTGGGGGGACGGGTGCGCCTCGATGGCTTCTTCCCGGCGGCGCCCACGCGCGTCATGGTGGGGACGAGCCGGCTCGAAGGCGGGGACATCCAGGTACTGGAGGGCTCGCGCGCGGTGCTCATCACGCTCCCCCCCTCCCTGCCGGAGGGAACGCACCCCGTCACGGTCTCGGTGGACAACGTGAGCTCGGAGCCGGTGCTGATGCGGGTGATCTCCGCGGGTGAGGCCACGTTCGATGCCCTCCCCTCGCTCACGCACTCCAAGGGCACCAACCTGGTGCTCTCGGGGCGGGCCCTGTCGGGAGTGGTCGAGGTGGTCGCCTGGCCCGAGGCGGGCGTTCAGTCTCCGGGAGACGTGAGGACGCTCGCGCTCGCCTCGCCGGCGAGTGAGGACCAGCTCACCGTTTCCTCGTCCTCGCTCGCGCCCCTGGCCCCCCGTGCCTACCGCCTGGCCGCGCGCGTCGGTGAGTACCACTTCACGCCGCACATCCTCCTCGAGGTGGTCCCGTGAGGGGTCTCGAGCTCGCACGGGAGATGGCCCTGCTCGGGGCGGAGTGCACGGCGCTCGTGCGCGAGGACGTCGTCATCGACGCGCACCAGGGCTATCCGGATCAACGGGAGGCCTGGGACTCGCTGGGCGAGCGCATGCGGGCCCACGTGGCGGGGGAGGGGGCCTCGCGGCTGCTCGGCGTCGTCGGCCTGCCAGAGGCTTCGTACTGGCTCGTCCAGCTCTGCACGGCCGTGGAGGTGTACCCGGAGGCCGCGGCGGCGGTGAGCATCATCGCGGAGGACGAGCGGCTCTCGCTGGTGACGCCCGTCGTCTTCGCGCGCCTGCTGCGCGCGGCCCTGGGGATTCCCTTCGCCCAGGCGTTGCGTGAGGCCATTCCCGGAGGGACGGCCGAGCGGCTCGGACTGGTGGAGCGCGCGGAGCCCGCCGCGAACCGGCCCCTCTCCCAGCAGCCCCTGCGCCTGACGGCGGCCGAGCTCGCCGCGGCGCTCGGAGACGAGCCGGCCAGCGACAAGGGCACGTTGTCGGTGCGCCGCGAGCCGCCCTCCGCCGGGACGGGCTTCGCGCGGGCCTTCGTCCAGGGAGCGGCGGAGCTCCTGCGGGAGCGTGGTGTGCTCTGCATCCGCGCCGCGTCGAGCCGTGCCGGCAGGCAGCTCGCCCTGGACCTCGCCTCGTACCGCGGAGAGTCCGCCCTGCTCGTCACGGCGGGCGAGGAGTTGGTGGAGCCGGCCGAGGTGTGGCGCCTGCGCGGCGGTCTGGCCATCGTCGACCTGTCCCTCGCCGCGGGCGCTCGTGGCTTCTCGGAGGCCTGGGTCCAGCGGCTCGCCCGGCACCAGCGGCCGCTCGTGGTCATCGCGCCGTGGAGCACGGTGACCTTCGAGCTCGCCACGGTGGATGTCGAGGGGCTCGATCCCCAGGCTCGCCTGCGCGTCTGGTCGCTCGGCCTGGGTGACGAGTCCCGGGCGGCCGGACTGGCCTCGCGCTTCGGCGTCAACCTCGAGGAGGTGAGGGCGGCGGTCCGGGCTGCTCGCGATACGGCCCGGCTCGAGGGCCGCATGGAGGTGGAGGGCGATGAGCAGACCCTCGCGGCCGAGGTGATGGCCCAGGGGGCCCGGCGCATGGGCCGGGTGGTCAGCCGCCTGCGCACCAACGCCCGGATCGAGCACCTCATCGTGCCGCCCGCGATGCGCCAGGCGCTCGAGGACATCGTCGCCTGGTATCGCGCCGGGCCGCGTGTCCGCGGCGAATGGCACCTGGCGGAGCGCTCGCCCCTGGGGCGGGGGTTGAGCTGCCTCTTCGCGGGTCCTCCGGGCACGGGCAAGACCTTCGCCGCGCAGTGCCTCGCCGGCACGCTCGGCCTCAACCTCTACCGGATCGACCTCAGCCAGGTCGTCTCCAAGTACATCGGTGAGACGGAGAAGGCGCTGCACCGGATCTTCGAGGAGGCCGAGTCGGGTCACGGCATCCTCCTCTTCGACGAGGCCGACGCGCTCTTCGGCAAGCGCTCCGAGGTGAAGGACGCCCACGACCGCTACGCCAACATCGAGGTGGGCTACCTGCTGCAGCGGCTCGAGTCCTTCGAGGGCGTGTCGATCCTGACCACCAACCTGCGCAACCACATCGACCCGGCGTTCGTCCGGCGCCTGGCCTTCATCCTCGACTTCCCCATGCCGGACGCGCGCACGCGCCGCACCCTCTGGGAGCAGTCGCTGCCACCCCGGGAGCGCTGGGAGCCATCGCTCGACCTGGGGCAGTTCGTCGAGCGCTTTCCCCTGTCGGGCGGAAACATCCACAACATCGGGCTCGCGGCGGCTCACCTCGCCGCCGCGCGGGCGGACGGATCGTT
The sequence above is drawn from the Cystobacter ferrugineus genome and encodes:
- a CDS encoding AAA family ATPase, with protein sequence MRGLELAREMALLGAECTALVREDVVIDAHQGYPDQREAWDSLGERMRAHVAGEGASRLLGVVGLPEASYWLVQLCTAVEVYPEAAAAVSIIAEDERLSLVTPVVFARLLRAALGIPFAQALREAIPGGTAERLGLVERAEPAANRPLSQQPLRLTAAELAAALGDEPASDKGTLSVRREPPSAGTGFARAFVQGAAELLRERGVLCIRAASSRAGRQLALDLASYRGESALLVTAGEELVEPAEVWRLRGGLAIVDLSLAAGARGFSEAWVQRLARHQRPLVVIAPWSTVTFELATVDVEGLDPQARLRVWSLGLGDESRAAGLASRFGVNLEEVRAAVRAARDTARLEGRMEVEGDEQTLAAEVMAQGARRMGRVVSRLRTNARIEHLIVPPAMRQALEDIVAWYRAGPRVRGEWHLAERSPLGRGLSCLFAGPPGTGKTFAAQCLAGTLGLNLYRIDLSQVVSKYIGETEKALHRIFEEAESGHGILLFDEADALFGKRSEVKDAHDRYANIEVGYLLQRLESFEGVSILTTNLRNHIDPAFVRRLAFILDFPMPDARTRRTLWEQSLPPRERWEPSLDLGQFVERFPLSGGNIHNIGLAAAHLAAARADGSLRTEHLVRATYRELEKNGMPRSRESFGPLSTHLPGR
- a CDS encoding Pvc16 family protein; this translates as MALFTSLSHAGEVLAHLVRKRLELGDGQVILGPPREEILDTSQHLRITLLWVNEAPSHRNDLSVRNPDGTLTPPPLSLTATFLFTTYGNTVSEELFGAYDLLGNVMRVFHNEPELTLPLPELSERGEGRLGITLVPLSPELVEKLFGPLQLKHRAFALYEVGPLRLKSLREALAASPVVVPGGVRLAGPVVRKKPVLRNVVPPVQAVGGRVRLDGFFPAAPTRVMVGTSRLEGGDIQVLEGSRAVLITLPPSLPEGTHPVTVSVDNVSSEPVLMRVISAGEATFDALPSLTHSKGTNLVLSGRALSGVVEVVAWPEAGVQSPGDVRTLALASPASEDQLTVSSSSLAPLAPRAYRLAARVGEYHFTPHILLEVVP